One genomic window of Geodermatophilus sp. DSM 44513 includes the following:
- a CDS encoding transglycosylase family protein has protein sequence MPARALRRGAVVLTGAAAVTVGVLTGPASAAAANDWDAVAQCESSGNWAINTGNGYYGGLQFSASTWAAFGGHDYASNAHLATKDQQIAVAERTLDVQGPGAWPNCGKALNPSVPEAGAAPAAAPAPAPAAPATGGATYTVVSGDTLGRIAGQQGVAGGWQALYAANDDQLASPHVIQVGQVLQLP, from the coding sequence GTGCCCGCACGCGCCCTGCGCCGCGGCGCCGTCGTCCTCACCGGGGCGGCGGCCGTCACCGTCGGCGTCCTCACCGGCCCGGCCTCGGCCGCCGCCGCGAACGACTGGGACGCCGTCGCCCAGTGCGAGTCCAGCGGCAACTGGGCCATCAACACCGGCAACGGCTACTACGGCGGGCTGCAGTTCAGCGCCAGCACGTGGGCCGCCTTCGGTGGGCACGACTACGCCTCGAACGCCCACCTGGCGACCAAGGACCAGCAGATCGCCGTCGCCGAGCGCACGCTCGACGTCCAGGGCCCCGGCGCCTGGCCGAACTGCGGCAAGGCGCTGAACCCCTCGGTGCCCGAGGCGGGTGCGGCGCCCGCGGCCGCCCCGGCTCCCGCGCCGGCAGCCCCGGCCACCGGCGGCGCGACGTACACCGTCGTCTCCGGTGACACGCTCGGCCGGATCGCCGGGCAGCAGGGTGTGGCCGGCGGCTGGCAGGCCCTGTACGCGGCCAACGACGACCAGCTCGCCAGCCCGCACGTGATCCAGGTGGGTCAGGTCCTGCAGCTGCCGTGA
- a CDS encoding ABC transporter permease has translation MTPLLATLAEAWSEVRVHKARVVLSLVGVFLAVFAMTTVTALGLIVAQVQQEQGERYGGRSATIAVTAYDPQTGMPPDAAEWDTAVADLTERYGITGTASVAYEETRFRLPGGTQAVQTQRVSPSYGPLHRIEPVEGRWLREGDRQSLAPAVVVNEAFLAALGVPDLSTRPTVVIGGSRPVTAAIVGVVREGYGEELLAYRVDRSAGPWDAPARGAADPTDPSAAYYGPATLELWVPPEQADEVMSVVSNDLGLALGVQVDAYRQDSEGLEETLALLRLAIRGAGTVVLVLGGLGVLNIGLVTVRQRIREIGVRRSFGATSSRIFSAIMLESVCATFLAGLAAVALSVVLVRSLPLESLLNGGIPLADTPGFPVAAAVEGLVAATTVGALAGLLPAVIAVRAKVIDAIRF, from the coding sequence GTGACCCCGCTGCTGGCCACGCTCGCCGAGGCGTGGAGCGAGGTGCGGGTGCACAAGGCCCGTGTGGTGCTCTCCCTGGTCGGCGTCTTCCTCGCCGTCTTCGCCATGACCACGGTGACCGCGCTGGGCCTCATCGTCGCCCAGGTGCAGCAGGAGCAGGGCGAGCGCTACGGCGGCCGGTCGGCGACGATCGCCGTCACCGCCTACGACCCGCAGACCGGGATGCCGCCGGACGCCGCCGAGTGGGACACCGCCGTCGCCGACCTCACCGAGCGCTACGGGATCACCGGGACGGCGAGCGTCGCCTACGAGGAGACCCGCTTCCGGCTGCCCGGGGGCACGCAGGCCGTGCAGACCCAGCGCGTCTCGCCGTCCTACGGTCCGCTGCACCGCATCGAGCCGGTCGAGGGCCGCTGGCTGCGCGAGGGCGACCGGCAGAGCCTGGCGCCGGCCGTCGTCGTCAACGAGGCGTTCCTGGCCGCGCTCGGCGTCCCGGACCTGTCCACCCGCCCGACCGTCGTCATCGGCGGGTCCCGCCCGGTGACGGCGGCGATCGTCGGCGTGGTCCGCGAGGGGTACGGCGAGGAGCTCCTGGCCTACCGGGTGGACCGCTCCGCCGGCCCGTGGGACGCGCCGGCCCGGGGTGCTGCCGACCCGACCGACCCGTCGGCCGCCTACTACGGGCCGGCGACGCTGGAGCTGTGGGTGCCGCCCGAGCAGGCCGACGAGGTGATGTCGGTGGTGTCCAACGACCTCGGCCTGGCGCTGGGCGTCCAGGTGGACGCCTACCGGCAGGACTCCGAGGGGCTGGAGGAGACCCTGGCCCTGCTGCGGCTGGCCATCCGCGGCGCGGGCACCGTGGTGCTCGTCCTCGGCGGGCTCGGCGTGCTCAACATCGGGCTGGTGACCGTGCGCCAGCGGATCCGGGAGATCGGCGTGCGGCGCAGCTTCGGTGCCACCTCGTCGCGGATCTTCTCCGCGATCATGCTGGAGAGCGTCTGCGCCACGTTCCTGGCCGGGCTCGCGGCGGTGGCGCTGTCGGTCGTGCTGGTCCGCAGCCTGCCGCTGGAGTCGCTGCTCAACGGCGGGATCCCGCTGGCCGACACCCCCGGCTTCCCGGTCGCCGCTGCGGTGGAGGGGCTGGTAGCGGCCACCACGGTCGGCGCGCTGGCCGGCCTGCTGCCCGCGGTGATCGCCGTCCGCGCCAAGGTCATCGACGCCATCCGCTTCTGA
- a CDS encoding ABC transporter ATP-binding protein — MSALLSLRGISREVGLPDGGVLPILTGVDLEVAAGEHVAIVGRSGSGKSTLLNLLGLLDTPTGGEYLLDGEPTDRLRARRRARLRGEVFGFVFQQFNLLPRRTAEENVAAPLLYARGRDVLHRRRTARAVLDRVGLGARTDMVPERLSGGEQQRVAIARALVRSPRVVLADEPTGALDVETGAQVMALLAESAAAGGAALVTITHDLNVARLADRRYRLDAGRLTPLAEATAPAGEVVA, encoded by the coding sequence ATGAGCGCGCTGCTGTCGCTGCGCGGGATCAGCCGCGAGGTCGGACTGCCCGACGGCGGGGTGCTGCCGATCCTGACCGGGGTGGACCTGGAGGTGGCCGCCGGCGAGCACGTCGCGATCGTGGGCCGCTCCGGGTCGGGCAAGTCGACCCTGCTCAACCTCCTCGGCCTGCTGGACACCCCGACCGGCGGGGAGTACCTGCTCGACGGGGAGCCGACCGACCGGTTGCGCGCCCGCCGCCGGGCCCGGCTGCGCGGTGAGGTGTTCGGCTTCGTCTTCCAGCAGTTCAACCTGCTGCCGCGGCGCACCGCCGAGGAGAACGTCGCCGCCCCGCTGCTCTACGCCCGCGGCCGCGACGTCCTGCACCGGCGCCGCACGGCGCGGGCGGTGCTGGACCGGGTGGGGCTGGGCGCCCGCACCGACATGGTCCCCGAGCGGCTGTCCGGCGGCGAGCAGCAGCGGGTGGCCATCGCCCGGGCGCTGGTGCGCTCGCCGCGGGTGGTGCTGGCCGACGAGCCGACCGGTGCCCTCGACGTGGAGACCGGCGCCCAGGTGATGGCGCTGCTGGCCGAGTCCGCCGCGGCGGGCGGCGCCGCGCTGGTCACGATCACCCACGACCTGAACGTCGCCCGGCTGGCCGACCGTCGCTACCGGCTGGACGCCGGGCGGCTGACCCCGCTGGCCGAGGCGACCGCGCCGGCCGGGGAGGTCGTCGCGTGA
- a CDS encoding efflux RND transporter periplasmic adaptor subunit, whose translation MGTVRTVVLPVLRLLVWAVIAAALVVLAFRGGGGETASVSGAAPPVDLSSPVVPVARGTVANTVTVQGTVVADAAVPVRATKAGTVRRVLAEPGDVVAEGDAVLEVRWEEERAPVTGTDAEGNPTSTPREPLVRTATVPAPAAGTVGAVDVLVDQLVAVGDRVATVSPGTLSVTATLTQDDQFRLLAPPSTAEVEVKGGPAPFPCTGLTLGAPVAAPDPADDPAAAVADPAAPGTGQAGTTARCRVPAGTTVFAGMAATVVVDAGLAEDVLVVPVTAVQGSVQQGNVWVVGPDGAQQERAVVLGLTDGEQVEVREGLAEGDEVLLFVPVPDDTVEQPGMAGPYG comes from the coding sequence ATGGGCACCGTCCGCACCGTCGTCCTGCCGGTGCTCCGGCTGCTGGTGTGGGCCGTGATCGCCGCCGCCCTGGTGGTGCTGGCCTTCCGCGGGGGCGGTGGGGAGACCGCGTCGGTGTCCGGTGCCGCACCCCCGGTCGACCTCTCCTCCCCGGTCGTCCCCGTCGCGCGCGGGACGGTCGCCAACACCGTCACCGTGCAGGGCACGGTGGTCGCCGACGCCGCGGTGCCGGTCCGGGCGACGAAGGCCGGCACGGTCCGCCGGGTGCTGGCCGAGCCCGGCGACGTGGTGGCCGAGGGCGACGCGGTGCTCGAGGTCCGCTGGGAGGAGGAGCGCGCGCCGGTCACCGGCACCGACGCCGAGGGCAACCCGACGAGCACGCCGCGGGAGCCGCTGGTGCGGACGGCGACCGTCCCCGCGCCCGCGGCCGGCACCGTCGGCGCCGTCGACGTGCTGGTCGACCAGCTCGTCGCGGTCGGCGACCGGGTGGCGACGGTCTCCCCGGGGACGCTGTCGGTCACCGCGACGCTCACCCAGGACGACCAGTTCCGGCTGCTCGCCCCGCCGTCCACCGCGGAGGTCGAGGTGAAAGGCGGGCCGGCGCCCTTCCCGTGCACCGGGCTGACGCTGGGCGCGCCGGTCGCCGCGCCGGACCCGGCCGACGACCCGGCCGCCGCCGTCGCCGACCCGGCCGCTCCGGGCACGGGGCAGGCCGGCACCACCGCCCGCTGCCGCGTGCCGGCCGGCACCACCGTCTTCGCCGGCATGGCCGCCACGGTGGTCGTCGACGCCGGCCTCGCCGAGGACGTGCTGGTCGTCCCGGTGACCGCGGTGCAGGGCTCGGTGCAGCAGGGCAACGTGTGGGTGGTCGGCCCCGACGGCGCGCAGCAGGAGCGGGCGGTCGTCCTGGGGCTCACCGACGGCGAGCAGGTGGAGGTCCGCGAGGGTCTGGCCGAGGGCGACGAGGTGCTGCTGTTCGTGCCGGTGCCGGACGACACCGTCGAGCAGCCCGGGATGGCCGGGCCCTACGGATGA
- the treZ gene encoding malto-oligosyltrehalose trehalohydrolase, with protein MSAAVEFAVWAPIPERVRLQVDGSVHDMRRDDGGWWRAEVEAGPEADYAFLLGDDDKPYPDPRSRRQPEGVHGPSRRHDPASYAWGDRAWTGRPLAGGVVYELHVGTFTSEGTLDAAVEKLDHLVELGVDFVELLPVNGFDGTHNWGYDGVLWYTVQETYGGPAAYQRFVDACHQRGLGVIQDVVYNHLGPSGNYLPLFMPVFAEGGANTWGSSVNLSGPDSDEVRRYVIDNALMWLRDMHVDGLRLDAVHALVDERATHVLEEMAQEVDRLSVAVGRPLTLIAESDLNDPRMVTPRVAHGTGIHAQWSDDFHHALHATLTGEGQGYYRDFAEAGIGAVAKTLTGAFFHDGAWSSFRRRHHGRPVDTALLPGWKFVGYLQDHDQIGNRAIGDRISASLSPGLLAVGATLVLTSPFTPMLFMGEEWGAATPWQFFTSHTDPEIGRATAEGRKGEFAEHGWDADEVPDPQDPETFRRSKLDWAELGKEPHAGLLGVHRALLALRRAHPDLVDPDLAAVQVAWDDADRWLVVHRGALRVVANLSDRPHEIDLDRPAGEVLFATGEVPSVEGATVTLPAESAAVLTVS; from the coding sequence ATGTCCGCTGCCGTCGAGTTCGCCGTCTGGGCGCCCATCCCGGAACGGGTCCGGCTGCAGGTCGACGGCTCGGTGCACGACATGCGCCGGGACGACGGCGGCTGGTGGCGCGCCGAGGTCGAGGCCGGCCCCGAGGCCGACTACGCCTTCCTGCTCGGGGACGACGACAAGCCGTACCCCGACCCGCGGTCGCGCCGCCAGCCGGAGGGCGTGCACGGGCCCTCCCGCCGCCACGACCCGGCGTCCTACGCGTGGGGCGACCGCGCCTGGACCGGCCGCCCGCTGGCCGGCGGGGTGGTCTACGAGCTGCACGTCGGCACGTTCACCTCCGAGGGGACGCTGGACGCGGCGGTCGAGAAGCTGGACCACCTGGTCGAGCTCGGCGTGGACTTCGTCGAGCTGTTGCCGGTCAACGGCTTCGACGGCACGCACAACTGGGGCTACGACGGCGTCCTCTGGTACACGGTGCAGGAGACCTACGGCGGCCCGGCGGCCTACCAGCGCTTCGTCGACGCCTGCCACCAGCGTGGCCTGGGCGTCATCCAGGACGTCGTCTACAACCACCTGGGCCCGTCGGGGAACTACCTGCCGCTGTTCATGCCGGTCTTCGCCGAGGGTGGCGCGAACACCTGGGGCAGCTCGGTGAACCTGTCCGGCCCGGACTCCGACGAGGTGCGCCGCTACGTCATCGACAACGCGCTGATGTGGCTGCGCGACATGCACGTCGACGGGCTGCGGCTGGACGCCGTGCACGCGCTGGTCGACGAGCGGGCCACCCACGTGCTGGAGGAGATGGCCCAGGAGGTCGACCGGCTGTCAGTCGCCGTCGGCCGGCCGCTGACGCTGATCGCGGAGAGCGACCTCAACGACCCGCGCATGGTCACCCCGCGGGTGGCGCACGGCACCGGCATCCACGCCCAGTGGAGCGACGACTTCCACCACGCGCTGCACGCCACGCTGACCGGTGAGGGGCAGGGCTACTACCGCGACTTCGCCGAGGCCGGGATCGGCGCGGTGGCCAAGACGCTGACCGGCGCCTTCTTCCACGACGGCGCGTGGTCCAGCTTCCGCCGCCGGCACCACGGCCGGCCGGTGGACACCGCGCTGCTGCCCGGCTGGAAGTTCGTCGGCTACCTGCAGGACCACGACCAGATCGGCAACCGGGCGATCGGTGACCGCATCTCCGCGTCGCTGTCCCCCGGCCTGCTCGCAGTCGGCGCGACGCTGGTGCTGACCAGCCCGTTCACCCCGATGCTGTTCATGGGCGAGGAGTGGGGCGCCGCGACGCCGTGGCAGTTCTTCACCAGCCACACCGACCCGGAGATCGGGAGGGCCACCGCCGAGGGCCGCAAGGGCGAGTTCGCCGAGCACGGGTGGGACGCCGACGAGGTGCCCGACCCGCAGGACCCGGAGACCTTCCGGCGCTCGAAGCTGGACTGGGCGGAGCTGGGCAAGGAGCCGCACGCGGGGCTGCTCGGCGTCCACCGGGCCCTGCTCGCGCTGCGCCGGGCGCACCCCGACCTGGTCGACCCCGACCTGGCCGCGGTGCAGGTGGCCTGGGACGACGCCGACCGCTGGCTGGTGGTGCACCGCGGCGCCCTGCGGGTGGTGGCGAACCTGTCCGACCGGCCGCACGAGATCGACCTGGACCGCCCGGCCGGCGAGGTCCTGTTCGCCACCGGGGAGGTCCCGTCCGTCGAGGGCGCCACGGTGACCCTGCCCGCGGAGAGCGCGGCCGTGCTGACCGTGTCCTGA
- a CDS encoding dihydrofolate reductase family protein produces the protein MRRLLPGVGGEGTADLDDTGLVEAYRLPPGRSLRVDFVTALDGSVTVGGRSGGLGSPGDRRVFRTLRALADVVLVGHGTAAAEGYRPVDADPSVAGLRTVLDRPASAPVAVVSRRASLAPDGRLAVPSTLLVTCAAADPDRRAALAAAGVGVLVCGDDDVDLPAALDALAERGLEQVLCEGGPALLSAALAAGVVDELDLTLAPALVGSPDRLLAGALADVVRPRLVQLLEEDGVLFTRYAVDR, from the coding sequence GTGCGGCGGCTGCTGCCCGGGGTGGGCGGGGAGGGCACCGCCGACCTGGACGACACCGGTCTGGTCGAGGCCTACCGGCTGCCGCCCGGGCGGTCGCTGCGGGTCGACTTCGTCACCGCCCTCGACGGGTCGGTCACCGTCGGCGGGCGCAGCGGCGGCCTGGGCTCGCCGGGTGACCGGCGGGTGTTCCGCACGCTGCGGGCGCTGGCCGACGTGGTGCTGGTCGGGCACGGCACCGCGGCCGCGGAGGGCTACCGGCCGGTGGACGCCGACCCGTCGGTCGCCGGGCTGCGGACGGTGCTGGACCGGCCGGCGTCAGCCCCGGTCGCGGTGGTGTCCCGCCGGGCGTCGCTGGCTCCGGACGGGCGGCTCGCCGTCCCCTCGACGCTGCTGGTCACCTGCGCGGCCGCCGACCCCGACCGGCGGGCGGCGCTGGCGGCCGCCGGGGTGGGCGTGCTCGTCTGCGGGGACGACGACGTGGACCTGCCCGCCGCGCTGGACGCCCTGGCCGAGCGCGGGCTGGAACAGGTGCTGTGCGAGGGCGGACCGGCGCTGCTGTCCGCGGCACTGGCGGCCGGGGTGGTCGACGAGCTGGACCTCACGCTGGCCCCCGCCCTCGTCGGCAGTCCCGACCGGCTGCTCGCCGGGGCGCTCGCCGACGTCGTGCGCCCCCGTCTGGTCCAGCTGCTGGAGGAGGACGGCGTGCTGTTCACCCGGTACGCGGTCGACCGGTAG
- a CDS encoding GrpB family protein — MLRVGVVGVGDHADAVTDALRGHGVDVRPAATGPVALTVGVVRVGGPEVPADAVLVAPDPAGAAAAATELYRTRLAPWAQSLVSTSPDVPTPPRLLPHDPGWVAVADRRGGALCAALAAADPADRLGLRRVDHVGSTAVPGLAAKPFLDLQLTVDRLPDVAWLAAALAPLGWVPASGARPDSPGVHRDLPAGHDTASAEVFAKRLLVAPDPVRPAILHVRLTGSPFGRRVVRFRDRLRADPQLRRDYEQVKRRAAAAHADARDYDDYTRDKGAWLAGVHPHTDTWAGGADDPWPLDRGAGQPTSRTASP; from the coding sequence GTGCTGCGGGTCGGGGTGGTCGGGGTCGGGGACCACGCCGACGCGGTGACCGACGCGTTGCGGGGGCACGGGGTCGACGTCCGGCCCGCCGCCACCGGGCCGGTGGCACTCACCGTGGGCGTCGTCCGGGTCGGTGGGCCGGAGGTGCCGGCCGACGCCGTCCTCGTCGCCCCGGACCCGGCCGGCGCGGCCGCCGCGGCAACCGAGCTGTACCGGACCCGGCTGGCCCCGTGGGCGCAGTCCCTGGTGTCGACCAGCCCGGACGTGCCCACCCCGCCCCGGCTGCTCCCCCACGACCCCGGCTGGGTCGCGGTCGCCGACCGGCGCGGCGGTGCCCTGTGCGCGGCGCTGGCCGCCGCGGACCCGGCCGACCGGCTGGGCCTGCGGCGGGTCGACCACGTCGGGTCGACCGCGGTGCCCGGCCTGGCCGCCAAGCCCTTCCTGGACCTGCAGCTGACCGTCGACCGGCTGCCCGACGTCGCCTGGCTCGCCGCGGCGCTCGCCCCGCTGGGCTGGGTGCCGGCCTCGGGGGCCCGGCCCGACTCGCCGGGCGTCCACCGCGACCTGCCCGCCGGCCACGACACGGCATCGGCCGAGGTGTTCGCCAAGCGGCTGCTCGTCGCGCCGGACCCGGTGCGCCCGGCGATCCTGCACGTGCGGCTGACCGGCTCGCCGTTCGGCCGCCGCGTGGTCCGCTTCCGCGACCGGCTGCGCGCCGACCCTCAGCTGCGGCGGGACTACGAGCAGGTCAAGCGCCGGGCAGCGGCCGCGCACGCCGACGCCCGCGACTACGACGACTACACCCGTGACAAGGGGGCCTGGCTGGCCGGCGTCCACCCGCACACCGACACCTGGGCCGGCGGCGCCGACGACCCCTGGCCGCTCGATCGGGGCGCGGGTCAGCCCACCAGCCGGACGGCGTCGCCGTAG
- a CDS encoding type II toxin-antitoxin system VapC family toxin, which produces MKVLLDTHVVVWASHQSARLGTARQLVLDADQRLLSAVCVWELAIEQGLGKLRLRSDVRTWSRRVTSELALDLLPVSAEHAAAVEHLPDVHRDPFDRLLVAQAVAEGAVLLTADRRLLGYGDAVRLVG; this is translated from the coding sequence GTGAAGGTCCTCCTCGACACCCACGTCGTCGTCTGGGCCAGCCACCAGTCGGCCCGGCTGGGTACGGCCAGGCAACTGGTCCTCGATGCCGACCAGCGGTTGCTCTCCGCGGTGTGCGTCTGGGAGCTGGCGATCGAGCAGGGCCTCGGCAAGCTGCGGCTCAGGTCGGACGTCCGCACCTGGAGCCGGCGGGTGACCAGCGAGCTCGCACTCGACCTCCTGCCGGTCAGCGCGGAGCACGCTGCGGCGGTGGAGCACCTGCCCGACGTCCACCGCGACCCGTTCGACCGGCTCCTCGTCGCGCAGGCCGTGGCCGAGGGAGCCGTGCTGCTCACCGCGGACCGCCGGCTGCTCGGCTACGGCGACGCCGTCCGGCTGGTGGGCTGA
- a CDS encoding type II toxin-antitoxin system Phd/YefM family antitoxin, with the protein MTRSVGVHEAKTHLSRLLEQVAAGEEVEITNRGKVVARLVGPARRVPHFDFDRGNVWIADDFDDLPEDLQRAFEGEE; encoded by the coding sequence ATGACCAGGTCCGTCGGTGTGCACGAGGCGAAGACGCACCTGTCCCGGCTGCTCGAGCAGGTGGCGGCAGGGGAGGAGGTCGAGATCACCAACCGCGGGAAGGTGGTCGCCCGGCTGGTGGGTCCGGCGCGACGGGTGCCCCACTTCGACTTCGACCGCGGCAACGTGTGGATCGCCGACGACTTCGACGACCTGCCCGAGGACCTGCAGCGGGCGTTCGAGGGCGAGGAGTGA
- a CDS encoding ATP-dependent DNA ligase, which produces MDLPLLPPVKPMLAKAVTTVPVAEGTYYEPKWDGFRCVVFRDGDEVELGSRNERPLTRYFPEVVEAVKAALPERCVVDGEIVVPRDDRLHFESLLQRIHPAKSRIDLLAEQTPASFVAFDLLALGDESLLETPFAQRRARLEQVVTGTDSVHLTAITRDPDTARRWFEQFEGAGLDGIVAKAADLPYGPDQRLMTKVKHVRTADCVVAGFRWHKSGPVVGSLLLGLYDDSGDLQHIGVAASFPMARRAELVEELAPYRAEALETHPWREWANAELQADGEHRMPGAQSRWNAKKDLSWVPLRPELVVEVKYDQLEGRRLRHTGHFLRWRPDREARSCTYDQLEVPVRYDLAEVLAG; this is translated from the coding sequence ATGGACCTGCCGCTGCTGCCGCCGGTGAAGCCGATGCTGGCCAAGGCCGTGACCACGGTGCCGGTCGCCGAGGGCACCTACTACGAGCCGAAGTGGGACGGCTTCCGCTGCGTCGTCTTCCGGGACGGCGACGAGGTGGAGCTGGGCAGCCGCAACGAGCGCCCGCTCACCCGCTACTTCCCCGAGGTGGTCGAGGCGGTCAAGGCCGCGCTGCCCGAGCGGTGCGTGGTCGACGGCGAGATCGTCGTCCCCCGGGACGACCGGCTGCACTTCGAGTCGCTGCTGCAGCGCATCCACCCCGCGAAGTCGCGGATCGACCTGCTCGCCGAGCAGACGCCGGCGTCCTTCGTCGCCTTCGACCTGCTGGCCCTCGGCGACGAGTCGCTGCTGGAGACGCCGTTCGCGCAGCGGCGGGCCCGGCTGGAGCAGGTCGTGACCGGCACGGACTCGGTGCACCTCACCGCGATCACCCGGGACCCGGACACCGCGCGGCGCTGGTTCGAGCAGTTCGAGGGCGCCGGGCTGGACGGCATCGTGGCCAAGGCCGCCGACCTGCCCTACGGCCCCGATCAGCGGCTGATGACCAAGGTCAAGCACGTGCGGACGGCGGACTGCGTGGTCGCCGGCTTCCGCTGGCACAAGAGCGGGCCGGTGGTCGGCTCGCTGCTGCTGGGGCTGTACGACGACTCCGGGGACCTGCAGCACATCGGCGTCGCGGCGTCCTTCCCGATGGCCCGCCGCGCCGAGCTGGTCGAGGAGCTGGCGCCCTACCGCGCCGAGGCGCTGGAGACCCACCCCTGGCGGGAGTGGGCCAACGCGGAGCTGCAGGCCGACGGGGAGCACCGGATGCCGGGCGCGCAGAGCCGCTGGAACGCCAAGAAGGACCTGTCCTGGGTGCCGCTGCGCCCGGAGCTGGTGGTCGAGGTGAAGTACGACCAGCTGGAGGGACGGCGGCTGCGGCACACCGGCCACTTCCTGCGCTGGCGCCCGGACCGGGAGGCGCGCAGCTGCACCTACGACCAGCTGGAGGTGCCGGTGCGCTACGACCTGGCGGAGGTCCTCGCCGGTTGA
- a CDS encoding alpha/beta hydrolase, whose amino-acid sequence MRLSRGLLAAASGLLVAVAGCTSPATEDTTAASSAPASSAPAEPVAAEIAWRDCDAEISQFVAGAPGSERDLAFECGRTEVPISYDEPQGETLPLFLVRARLAGQTDRVGSLLVNPGGPGGSGADAGVGLALSLPEDVLRRFDVVGFDPRGVGASTPVECVPAELKDRVIAAEPRPTTPEQVDEAFALTREVAAGCAEEYGEALGTFSTVDTARDMDLLRQSLGDEQLTYLGYSYGTTLGSTYAELFPDRVRALVLDAAVDPDDDPRGEAEAQAAALEASFDAYAADCVALVSGCPLGPEPRRALEELLARAATAPIPSALPGETRQATPGVVLYAVLAAQYDTSTWPQLTQALTAARDGDSQGLFALADPLSGRLPDGSYTNLVDANLAITCADTDPATAVPEEEVRTLAAEWGQRYPLFGAGSAVGLHTCTVWEAERTPVPERDAEGSAPVLVIGNAGDPVTPLSGAVDMAEDLTSGVLLTWEGRGHTAYPKTECVTAAVNTYLIELAVPQDGLTCPA is encoded by the coding sequence ATGCGCCTGTCCCGCGGTCTGCTCGCCGCCGCCTCCGGCCTGCTCGTCGCCGTCGCCGGCTGCACCTCCCCCGCGACGGAGGACACGACGGCCGCGTCGTCCGCCCCGGCCTCCTCGGCACCGGCCGAGCCGGTGGCCGCGGAGATCGCCTGGCGCGACTGCGACGCGGAGATCTCCCAGTTCGTGGCCGGTGCCCCGGGCAGCGAGCGGGACCTGGCCTTCGAGTGCGGCCGCACCGAGGTGCCGATCAGCTACGACGAGCCGCAGGGCGAGACGCTGCCGCTGTTCCTGGTGCGGGCGCGGCTGGCCGGGCAGACCGACCGCGTCGGCTCGCTGCTGGTCAACCCCGGCGGGCCGGGCGGCTCCGGCGCCGACGCCGGTGTCGGGCTGGCGCTCTCGCTGCCCGAGGACGTGCTGCGCCGCTTCGACGTGGTCGGCTTCGACCCGCGCGGCGTGGGCGCCTCGACGCCGGTCGAGTGCGTCCCGGCCGAGCTCAAGGACCGCGTCATCGCCGCCGAGCCGCGGCCGACCACCCCCGAGCAGGTGGACGAGGCGTTCGCGCTGACCCGGGAGGTCGCCGCGGGCTGCGCCGAGGAGTACGGCGAGGCGCTGGGCACCTTCAGCACCGTGGACACCGCCCGCGACATGGACCTGCTGCGCCAGTCACTGGGTGACGAGCAGCTGACCTACCTCGGCTACTCCTACGGCACCACGCTGGGCTCCACCTACGCCGAGCTGTTCCCCGACCGGGTGCGGGCCCTGGTGCTCGACGCCGCCGTCGACCCCGACGACGACCCGCGCGGCGAGGCCGAGGCGCAGGCCGCCGCGCTGGAGGCCAGCTTCGACGCCTACGCGGCCGACTGCGTCGCCCTGGTCTCGGGGTGCCCGCTCGGCCCCGAGCCGCGCCGCGCCCTCGAGGAGCTGCTGGCCCGGGCCGCGACCGCCCCGATCCCCAGCGCGCTGCCCGGCGAGACCCGCCAGGCCACCCCGGGCGTGGTGCTGTACGCCGTCCTGGCCGCGCAGTACGACACCAGCACCTGGCCCCAGCTCACCCAGGCCCTCACCGCCGCCCGCGACGGCGACTCCCAGGGCCTGTTCGCGCTGGCCGACCCCCTGTCCGGCCGGCTCCCGGACGGCTCCTACACCAACCTGGTCGACGCCAACCTGGCCATCACCTGCGCGGACACCGACCCGGCGACGGCGGTGCCGGAGGAGGAGGTCCGCACCCTGGCCGCCGAGTGGGGGCAGCGCTACCCGCTGTTCGGTGCCGGCTCGGCCGTGGGGCTGCACACCTGCACGGTGTGGGAGGCCGAGCGGACCCCGGTCCCGGAGCGGGACGCCGAGGGCTCGGCGCCGGTGCTCGTCATCGGCAACGCCGGCGACCCGGTGACCCCACTGTCCGGTGCGGTGGACATGGCCGAGGACCTCACCTCCGGCGTCCTGCTGACCTGGGAGGGCCGGGGGCACACCGCCTACCCGAAGACCGAGTGCGTCACCGCGGCGGTCAACACCTACCTGATCGAGTTGGCCGTGCCGCAGGACGGGCTGACGTGCCCGGCCTGA